The DNA sequence TTATAAAGATTTCACAGTTGGGAGACCtttaaataaattgaacaaaacaaaaaaaaaatccagattttTCTCCAAcaatgaaatatagaaataaagtaCAAATTTGTACTGGTCTTAGTTCTATAGTTTTAGCAGAAGTTCACATGCCTTTCATGATTCATTTAGGCTCGCTAAACTGGCGCAAAGATAAACACGAAATTCTGTGACTGCCAAACAGTCCCAAAGGAGGTACATACATGGCTGCCTGCTTGGCAGTTTCACTGAAAATGAAGGACAGCGTTATTGGTCCGTCTGATTTGTTCATTCAATTCTTTAAGATACAATACTGTTACCTAGAACACGTTGTTGCGTAGTAAGATACATAATCTACCGTTACAGAATGTCAGGTAGGCCTAATTCTTTCTGTaccaaaatttcatatcttaAAGTCCGGACTGAACCAAACAACATCAACGtcaataaaatgaatgtatgctcatattaaaatatttatgaattaaatgctatttttattactttatacGGGTATACACCAAATGGGACTCCTTCCAACTGCATAAATTGAGCAagcgattcttggatgatttgcaagACGTCCCAATATGATTTATACCCGCATAGACGCACAGCATAGCATTCAGTtcttacctttacattttatagCAGTTTGCTAAAAAATAAGCGGCTTGCTTTCCATTAGAACCAGAAAATCAAAATGAATGTcaggatatcgatcttttcaacatctaaaaCGAACAGCCAAAAAGATCCGTTCAGGTTCGATCGTAATTCGATATCCAATTTAACTACAGTTCCTCGTTTTACGTTATAACGCATTGGTATCTCGataaaatagaataattatgtaCCTGATATATATCACGATGAGGGCTgcgtatttatataatatttattgacattctgttgcaaattttatgttttgtaacctgtgtataccaataaaagatatgttctgttTAATGTATAAGAACTGTATATACATTTCATGGGACTGTAATATTGACAACATTAGAGCCACGATTGGCTCTCGGTGTACAGTATTTTCCTTATGTCGACAATATTTACTGGCCCACTCGGAGCAGTGTAATATTTCTAGGCAACACAGAAGCTGGGACTGAGTATTTTATTTGTCAGTTATTTCATTGGCAGAAATTATCGCAAAATAGCCGAATGCGTAATTTGGAAAATGCGCACAACAGAAAACCACCTACGGACTTTCGTAGATTAGAGTTTTTACCACAAAATATTGTCTGTATGcacgaaatgaaataaatatcaaaactaccagtttctatttcaaaatttgtaCGATTGAAACTAGTTCTTTTTAAATTTAGCAAATAAGTTAAAATTATGGAAGTATTTGGGTTGAGCGGCGAGATTAAAGGACGTTATTTACTTACGAGGGGCTCGTATGTGTCTCACAAACATGAAACATCCCCGCTCAAAGTTGAAAGTAAAAAAGATAAATTGAGCATATTTCATAAAAAACCTCGTTTGCCTCCCTAAAAGCAATGCACACTTTCACTATCATTAATGTTCTGTGAAACTGAAAACATGACAAACACACAACTTCATAAACAACAAccaacttttattatttttatagtatGAGACAGGTCAACAGAACAGTGGTAACGTTGATAAATACTCGTGTTATCACAGAAGACGGGTACACTCGGGACAGTCAACATACAACACGAATACAACAACCATGGTTGGAATATTGAAGGTACTACTGGCTCTGTCGGCTGTATTCGACTGGCAACTAAatctgaaataataataatactatatCATTATGGGCTAATTGACAGCAATAAAATTACTGTAGAAGACACGGCGAAATTGAGGATAGTTGAATTTCAAACATCAGTCAACAGAAATTGTGCTCAAAATCGtactttcttttgaaaaaaaatgcgtttTGCTTCATAACATAAGGTAAGCAGCCACTGTCTAAATTTTGAATATGAATCGTAGCCTCTCTGGCTAAAATGTCTTGCTTTTTAGTCACCAGTAAGAGTTAATGCAGGTTTcctttttaaggtagttctgtacgtttgaaACAAATACTTTTCTTAGTTGTATAGTTATATCAAGCCGTAGTTTTTCACAGCATCAATGTTTCCGAAAGAAATTCAGCcaataaaaatgatattgctGTGTGATTGATTGTTTGTTTAATCTATTTTAAAGTATTGGTCCTCTGGTAAATTGTCACAATCGGCTTCTATTGGAAATGGCATTTTTGATGACATAAATGTTACgtgatgtagattttaatgaaacttctcatagttaTAACTTTACCTGTTTTCAATCATAGGGTCAAATAAATTTAATGTATAGTTTGGTATGCTTGATTTCTTACAATTATGCCGAAAAATTATTGGAGTCCTTACATTACTGCTTAGCCTTTAGGTCCCTATAATGAATTATTTAACATCAACACTTTTTGATTGTCAAAATTAACTCAAAAAGAGAAAGCAGCGTTGACTAGTTAAAACTTAATAAACGGGAAGTAATAGTATCCCTGCAACATTACTGTTACCCGTATAACGTCTACCTGGCTTTATtatacgttttccggataaatgacaccGTCACTTCCGGTTATATCGAATGTATAGAATAACCTTAAGTCTAACTTGTAtgttataaaaaagaaatgagaTTGTAAACTTACCATAATTAACCCTGGATTATGGTGATTGGTGTGGTGCTTGAGGTGGATGTGGTGTTGAAGAGGTTGCCGTTGAACAGGATCAGGATGAGGAACAAGAACCCAATCAGGtacactgaaataaaatataactaaGTTACCCCTCTTCCATTAAACAACCTGTAAAATTAACGGGTGAATAAAACATTGCAATAATTATTACGTGATTATGATAATTAATACCTACAGTTAGAAATATGTATGCAGTTCTGATTCCTTTTCACCATCAAAGTCTACTTCAGCAATCTTCTAACAGTTTTAAAATCAATTCTTATCTCTATGCTTAAGGTAACCGAGAAGAGAGAAACTAAGACCGAAGCAAATATATGCGGTAATTTTGCGATAttaatatttaacataattatgcagCAGACACAACTGTAACACAAATACATAAAGATATCTCCAGCCGAAAATTTCATCTACTAGTACGTTTGTGCTAATAAATGTAACCGGTTTTCATAATTTTACTTCCTACAATGCttagattattttaaaatgcCTGATTTTTAACTTTTAGTCATTCAGTGGTATGCATCATACTCTCCGTTCGATAAATGAAGCAGATATATTTTTGTTGACAAAAATTTTGAGATCTTATATTTCGTACATCAATGTATAAAATTCTCGGACAAATAAAATGAGTAATAGTAATTCTGGCATTATAAGTGTAAAAGTTATGTGCCAAATTCTGCtcttttatgtatcatattttgaaTAAAGGCAGCAATTCATTGAgaaaagtaatgttttaaataGAATTCGGTCTAACTTACAGAAAGAGCCATCTCCAAATCCACCCGCACTTTGTCCTTGTCCGTATCCGTATGCCGGCATGTAGGTGTATCCGCCAGAAGAACCGCCGTACCCGTACCCGTACCCGTCACCGAGAGCTGCACCGATGGCTCCGAGGAGGGCGAAAAGGGCAAGAGCTGTGACTTTCATGTtgctaaaacaaaattatatttttacaataaaatattacatacgaTTATAACTTTGAAatacacattgtttttttttttcatgtaactttatctttttaaaatagttctttgCAAATGAAATATCACTACTTATGCCAAgcaatttatatttgaaaacattttctgaacaaaaaaaaaaactaaattgataataaaatatatgaagatgTTTTTAAACTTTCACAGTAGAAATATTCAGTGAAGATGTAGGCTTACCTTGTTGACTGACGACTACTTAGGGAATAGTGACAAACAGAAGGACGGGTTAACTTATATAGTACACATGTTACATCCTTTCCTGGTTTGTCCAGACATCTTCCGCATAACCCGATGGACTGGGATTTAATTCGGGACATTCCGTGAATTTCCGTAATTAGCCGCCATAGCCAATTTCATGCTGGTTAAAATGTTCGGCAATATTCGTCAAATGCAATATTGCCGTTGGCTCTCTATTGAGCGAATGGTTGTAACGTTGCGCGTAACGATCTTCAGTCTGTCAAAATAACGctttaagatattgtaaaatttcGGAAAAAGGCGTGTTGACATTACAGCTGATATCTGATGTAACGCAAAAACTAATTTGTCGGTTTCTATAAACGAATGAAAAGTGTGAGCTTcagaattttaccaaaatttgcaatttaaccATTAACTGTATCAATTAATACTAAAAAATTTTACTGTTAGAAATTAGAATTCTGTGGTAAGACAGGTTTTTCATAATCAATATTGATTCGGTACCTTAGctgttttagataaaatattcCATCGTTCCGTCTTTATTTATATTCTATTGCTAGTATATACTTGATAATTTAGTTAATGTAAGGATGTctcctggaataaaaaaaaatgcgacCTGAAAAGACTGACAGGTATCTGCAATGCCGGAATGTACGAGGCTTGCCACAGAAATAGGAAGGTTTTTGCTATAACCAAGATCCGACACTGCCAAATTGATTTGCAATTTGGTATTTATGTATCGTTTTAGCTGTGTATGAAACCTGTAATGTTTTTGATGAACAATTAGGTGAGAGGGCCGAAGCAGATCACACAGACGTTACGACGTCGGCAGATTTTGCTCTCAGAGTTTAGTTCTTCTTTTGACTGTACCGTAATTACCACATACATTAGCCACACCATACATCTCAGATTCATGTTTTACTAAACGCTGTCCGTTTTATCAAAGGGGTCACGAATACAAGTGTTTAGAAAAATAAAGTGAACTGAATACCACATTTTAAGATTGTGGACCTGTAATGGCAATCAGCAATTTCAGTGCGTCATATTCTATTTCGGCACCTTTCAGCCATAGAGAAAAAATGCTTTTCGTAAAAACTGAAGAATGCCAAAATAACATTCATTGAACAGAAAATGCCATTGTAATTACAGGCGTACTATCTTAAAGTAATGGGGTGGCTAGGGTCGCTGATTtcaattcacttgcccctcaccgatgtgagctcgagcctcactcggggtgttgaattcgtcatgtgaagaagccatccagctagattacggaaggtcggtggttctacccaagtgctcgcccgttatgaaataatgcacgcagGGGTACCTTgagtcttccttcaccatcaaagctggaaaggcaCCATATGACCTATTGCTacgtcgttgcgacgttaaacccaacaaaaaaaaatcttaaaatgagGTCGCTATGAAGCACCTTATACTACCCCGAGCTTTTTAATGACATTGCAATACCATTGCAAGTTCACAAATATGTTTTTCGAAACCAGAGGAAATTGGATTTTACGGGTTATATTTATTCTATTAAGAAGCCCTGCTTTGTCTCGAGTAAGAAAATTGCAAATTGAGATTAGCATGGTTTCTACTCAGCGACGAGATGGTCTTGTATCTGTAGATacataaaaatcatgtcattaaTTTGACCAAATGTTTCTGTTTGGAGCAAAAATTCTTCTTTTACTGTGTTCATAAGCGGCATTCTAGTTTCTTTATAAAGAGAGATGTACTTTTTTTTAACTATCTTttgatttttgaattattttaaacttCTTCTGCTTTTTAattctatatataaatatgtgaCTCACAGTTGGAATCATATAAGAGTTCCAAGGTAAGGTAAACCTATTTAGGAGGCTCGAGCTCATTTTGAGACATTGCCTTACCAAACTAACAAAGAATATGACAGTCGATTTGGTACAGTGTCTCGATTGAAAGTTTTATATCTAGGATAAGACACTTCATgttgtaatattatatagttatttttagaaacttcATAGGCAGTAGCATCTTGTCTAAGAAAGTTTTGGTTTTAACCGACGATGGTTGTTATGTTTATGCATGTACGAAAGTGAAAATAAATATCACAGGAGAGTTATTCCTTTAACAATAACAAATAGTGTTATTGAAACAAGGAATTGATATTAGTTGCACAAAAAGAGGACACTGAAATGTTCAGATATAACCATGAAGCAGAGCAGCAGATAtttagaatgtatttttttttcttgctgaAGGGACAAAATAGCAGATGACGCgataatttatcattatttttatagaaaatgttacaCTAGTGaaaaatatagacaaaaatatgaataattatgtaATCCCACGGCAGTGTTATTTGTGTATGTGACCTTGAACTCATCGGATATGTAAGCAAAGGTACAAAATTACACCAAGTGGACAGATAATATTATTAGTTACGCTGCTTGTTgttgacaggatacgggatatacgctgtcgaggagatatggattttcgagacagcgtatatcccgtatcctgtcaccaacaagcagtgtaacgattttatcttgccgactaccttttacatcctcgctgtaattgacataatttttatattaataaagctactcacagttacagtgcagactggaatcctgcaatcttCTCTGGtcatcatgctttgattatagttgaatgagttgattaacaccagccataaaatgtaaaatgaactgtattttgactgaatcacaaaacacagaagctcatttataaggttatgaactggttttgaaaaacttttatgttccatcctttcgaaaaatcatcagattacacgatgtcagaaatgtcttaaaacttcggctttcgtcccgtttcctgttaattcctttatcttgcaggtagattaaatgatcctacagcAAACTACTGTCCAACAAATGTGataattcctttgctttacgatgatttaactaaaacaacatttcaacctggCAATCGCGGCCGTCTCATacagttactgttcttctattgcCACTAACTTCACGAACCTAATTTAGATAGgaataaaacactaaattttttacctcggaaacgatatctatagctggagcttataatctgacttgattcagttgcgctagcgatgcggcagccattttgtttttaatcaaaattcatatctgaaatgtactagcaggatatggaatatatcctgtctccacgtgacgtctattgaccaatagaaaagcaagaatcttgtaggaggcaagataataaCGAATACAAAACAAACGAATAAACAGGCACATTATAATGATAAACACAGCTTAATCATcaatcatttatcaaaatattaaagcaaacataaaagatgaaaataaaaaaaagtgctGGGCGAAACTCTTTCACGATTGTGCTTACACTGTCCGTTTGGTTGAATTTATTTGAATTACTTTGACTGTCTGTGAGTCAATTTTTACTCTGTATCTGTAAGTATACATAAACTGACGAATTCCGCGAATGAATAAGAGAATCAGCAGAGGACTAATGAGTTCAGAAATTTGTTTGAGGAAAAATCGTCACGGGAAACATTCGCCTTGCTATGGGATAGAATTGACGAACTTTACATTCGTAGTCCGGTCCTTCCTCTACCTATTTAGCTAACCCAGCGGGAACAATTCTCGAACAGGACACACTGTGCAAATGCTAAATATTTAAGCTTGTGCAAAAACGGTCTCTCCTGTTAAAAATTAACCTGAAACAATTTTTAGTTTCAAATGGAAAAATATAGAGAATTCATGGCAAGTcgatattaaaaaatgaaatcattttattgcatattttgtatttttattgatattattattattataatcattatgtatctatgatatttgtttatttcagtgtaacATTGAGATATCTTTCACGAACGAaaatcagatgcaatattttcatgcgcggcatagccatgagtgaaaatgtaagatatggtgttcatgagtgaaatcatttttttatcttacatgtaaaacaaacacattttcttttttatttcatgttttgactaaatttacccatttgaTAGTTTCTTGAACTTTCTTACCAGTGaaagatatatttgatattttcaactgtgaaaataccagatatatttcaatatagTATTTCGATAATCCACTAAAAgcatatgataataataatgttaataatgatggtaataataataaaaataatgataataataataataaggatgatgatgataacgttaagaataataataataataatgaatataaAGATAATTATAATCACTATTAACATATAAAAATCAGTCATATTTCAGTTGAAAgcggtcaaattaaaaaaaaaagaacaacgtTTAATCACCTGAGGTGAAGTTAACAGACATGTTTGACCATATGTTATACAAAAGTTTGCGTAACCTCTGCAAAATTACACGGAAGTGCACCGTAATTAAACTATTTACTCGACTGTAGATATCCGATTTTTACTATTTCTTAGTCACAAGGTACGTTCGTTCTTCAGTCagtcaattttttaaataattgcaattgtttAAGAAACTCCAGTGTATCCATATTTTGgtatatatctttaatatatgATACCTAATTTATTCTCTCTTCGTAGTACTACATACCGTTTTAAACGATATTTTCATGCCACTAAAAATAAGAATTCACCATCTGTGCTACAGATTTAGAATTGAGTGTTAAATAATCATGTACGTATCAGGCTTGAACCTGGGCTACGTTCCTGTATACTAGTTCTCATAGCCAGATCTTTGTTTCAGAGGACTTtatagtctttttttttcttgtgaggGGAGGGGGTCAGATAAAAAAGTGCCTTAATAAAGAAAAGATTTTAACGGATAACACGTGGCGATTGTTCACCTCGTGTGATTCAGGTCTGGCATAATCCGCTCGAGCCGAAAAAGCGCACCGGATAAAATCGTATTTTGCTCCCCTTTATCATTTACTGCATACATATTAACATATCATTCAAACGTGtaatagacattttatttttattttttcagcaaCATGAAAGTTACAGCCCTTGCACTTCTGGCTTTGCTCGGCGTCGTCGGCGTGACCCTCGGTATGGGATATGGGTACGGAGGCTACCAGTACGTTCCAGCATACGGATACGGTCAGCAGGCTGGAGGTTTCGGCGGAGACGGAACTTTTTGtgagttttttatttgtttgatatctataatgttttttattgaaatatctgaagataattaatatattttcatttctgtcataaaaatcaaacaaacattatATCTACAGTTACACACtttgattattgttttattatttttgatacttaatattttggtttaaacatattttatttaagcCATTTCAAGGAACTTTATGATTATAGTGATAAAGGAATTTAAAATggatcaatttctttatttagtGTTATAAGGAGATGGAATTGCTCTACATATGTGGTAGTTATCATAAATTATATTTACTGCCGGTTTGTAAAACTTAAAAAACCTCAATACATAGTTAAATTTCATTACAGTTAtatcatgtccagaaatgagaccgtgttttgaagagtattgtcccttgattattaagccaaggtgtttaaatttgattgtttccctttatacgATTTTAGCGAGtatctctcttatcttgataatcttgacttTACACTGGTTTTGTTAGGGGTATTGTAACGACATGGAATGAGCggagtttataccttgcccgaggcTACTTGCTGTAAcataacattgtaatttcttcaaattggtgattttgaatggtaatcgggttttgtttcaaaattgagagtcGGGAATGTTATTCCCATTACTCGCGTAACTTTATGTATgtaactttattatttttttaaaggcaaaaatatatgtgaatcataaatttaaagttaatgaattaaacaaagtaatttttaaatttttttttcaaacatttaatttgaaataacactTTTTATTCAATTTGCCAAAGACGGACATTAGATCGACGTACAAGTCTATTATCTGATATACATAACActgtaatttcttcaaattggtgattttgaatgataatctggtatttgtttcaaaattgtcgGGAAGCATGTTATTCTCATTACGcagagtattttttaaatatgtattaatttatttttttagggcaAAATATGTGTATTTCTTGTCTccttaaaaaatgtctttttactTTTGTAAGTTTTAAATACCATGGATCCGTggtataaatgcattttactttacaataatgtgaatttggattttggacggtaataaatattatcaaaattaataacttcatatccataatttagattaAGACAAGAGCCTTAATAATTGTCCCTAGCCGCAGGGCATGTCAGACAATCAGACACTAATCCAATTAGTTACCACAATATACGGAAATATGTCAACATtcggttaacttattgtcaaacGCGTTATTTTACGATGCTTGATTGGGGTTTATCATGTACAAATatgcaataattacaataatttcgGCCAgataatatgttttcatattagCCCATTACTTTTAAgtgaaatatgtgaaaaaaagagGGAACTCGAAAAAAGAGTAAACGGCAAAATTGAATGTTTAAtgtgaatattactttcattgtccatgtgttttatttacatgtacactattaatttattttatttattatatgaattaaaatgatttttttatttagacATGTAACGACACACATGTCTATCTAATTTAAACACTTGGTACCAGTTTATCCGATGTCATCAGTACCACAAATACTAAGACaggcaaaaatttcaaaattagtaaattcagtgatattcaaacgtttagggaagcaagaagacataagaATAACTTacaaataaactcattgaaagaaagattaacttttctagtttacttcaataacttagtAAATGTTGTGAGATAAGCATAAATATgagaatgttttatttaaaaagaccatgtaaagcttcaaatatgtcatttcctacagaaatcaatgggactcgggatcaaaaatagttacttatttcaaacgcttagggaagcaaaaagatcataatttattttattaaaaattatatcgaaagaaaatgtaaatattgcagattacttcaataacttaataaatattgtcagataatgcttttgatgtcattgaCGTGTTAAAGattttctccttctatatttcaataggcgtaaattgaccgataacggctaatcgatacactcaataagctgttttcaagggagacaatttcgccaataagccagcaaattggcttagatttctgggtatgtaatgtacaacaaatgcatttcaaaaacCCTGCGGTTTCTTCTTCAGTGATGTTGTTCGGCTTCCTGTTTATCATTCTCATTCTATTCAACAACCTCGGAGGTAGTAGGGTCCAGAACTTCACAGGGACTGGTACCTTCAGCGGTTAATATGTAAGTA is a window from the Mercenaria mercenaria strain notata chromosome 7, MADL_Memer_1, whole genome shotgun sequence genome containing:
- the LOC128558801 gene encoding uncharacterized protein LOC128558801; translation: MSRIKSQSIGLCGRCLDKPGKDVTCVLYKLTRPSVCHYSLSSRQSTSNMKVTALALFALLGAIGAALGDGYGYGYGGSSGGYTYMPAYGYGQGQSAGGFGDGSFLYLIGFLFLILILFNGNLFNTTSTSSTTPITIIQG